The Procambarus clarkii isolate CNS0578487 chromosome 57, FALCON_Pclarkii_2.0, whole genome shotgun sequence genome has a segment encoding these proteins:
- the LOC138353433 gene encoding uncharacterized protein, producing the protein MLLEVYAEDAAGAQLRREEREHKAQLRREERELEAKLKRQEIETNREVELKRAELWLAPPAPLQQEDHRVQEQDLSVFVPNEAEGFFDHFERVATLKKLPRAERAELVQSRLTGEVREAYNMLDLEECTNYDAVKKAVLHSFKLTPECYRKRFQECTRLPGKSYAETVRDMERRFLKWLKAEGAKSAEDIKQLMVMEKFMPMLSPEIRIRVKEADIKDLRAAADRANMLEEALRPRREGPHRPPVYSGYGSGFRKTDGWRIGTSSPKSHLSSGDSRGLKSSVEPVKKPQAESAGSVVCQGTLRGRRRKARGRPTERRSLEALPRGSGGGRSSPRRVCCYNCGGYGHFARDCKRPKQRGNVAFVRIEDQVTENVRGESVPSVEKKIHPFVCERTVWMGEADPVPVKILRDTGADFTLVSRTLFPEGYENTSVGAAVVTTVGGPVRMPLHKVTLDSDYGCQTLVVGVCASMPKMEAQVILGNDACGGCVLPNLVKGEECLEQYREKGGVLDACENGKGFAEVAFPVCAVIPRRCNEHRVNESDGAEEETSDSLGVDHLFVELGEHVEGECNPGWSPESDQDSMQDQGPFLLAGYGRRCEASL; encoded by the exons atgctgctggaggtatatgctgaagatgctgctggag cacagctgagacgGGAAGAGCGTGAGCACAAAGCACAGCTGAGACGGGAGGAGCGCGAGCTGGAAGCCAAGCTGAAGCGGCAAGAGATTGAAACCAACAGAGAGGTTGAGCTGAAGCGGGCTGAACTATGGCTAGCCCCACCTGCACCCCTACAGCAGGAGGACCACCGGGTACAAGAGCAAGATTTATcggtctttgtgcctaatgaAGCTGAGGGCTTCTTTGACCATTTCGAGAGGGTAGCTACCTTGAAGAAGTTGCCAAGAGCAGAGCGGGCGGAGCTGGTCCAGagtaggctcacaggtgaagttcGCGAGGCTTACAACATGCTTGACCTCGAGGAATGCACCAATTATGATGCAGTGAAGAAAGCAGTGCTTCACTCATTTAAGCTGACTCCAGAGTGTTACAGGAAAAGGTTCCAGGAATGTACCCGTTTGCCAGGTAAATCTTATGCAGAgacggtgagggacatggaaagaagatTTCTGAAGTGGTTGAAAGCTGAAGGAGCTAAGTCAGCTGAGGACATCAAacagctaatggtcatggaaaaattTATGCCCATGctttctcctgagatcaggattagagtcaaggaggcggacataaaagaCCTGAGGGCTGCTGCCGACAGAGCCAACATGTTGGAGGAAGCCTTGCGACCACGCAGAGAGGGACCGCACAGGCCGCCGGTGTACTCTGGCTATGGGAGTGGTTTTAGgaagacggatggatggaggataggaacgagttctcccaagtcccacctctcgagtggagacagtagggGACTGAAAAGTTCTGTGGAACCAGTCAAGAAGCCCCAAGCTGAGAGTGCTGGATCTGTTGTTTGTCAAGGGACGCTACGAGGGAGACGACGGAAGGCGCGAGGAAGACCCACGGAGCGGCGGTCTCTGGAGGCGTTGCCCAGGGGGAGCGGTGGTGGAAGGTCATCGCCAAGACGAGTCTGCTGCTACAACTGTGGAGGATATGGGCATTTCGCACGGGATTGCAAACGCCCTAAGCAGCGTGGGAACGTTGCTTTTGTTAGGATAGAAGACCAAGTGACCGAGAACGTGCGGGGTGAGTCTGTACCAAGTGTGGAGAAGAAAATTCACCCGTTCGTGTGTGAGAGGACGGTATGGATGGGGGAGGCAGACCCCGTTCCTGTGAAGATAttgagagacaccggggctgattttaccctggtgagtagaaccctgttccccgagggttatgagaataccagtgtgggggcagctgttgtgaccactgtgggaggcccagtgaggatgcccctgcacAAGGTAACATtggattctgattatggctgtcagaccctagtggtgggggtctgcgcctcaatgcccaagatggaggcgcaagtcatccttgggaatgacgcctgtggaggatgtgtcctccctaacctcgtgaagggcgaggagtgcttggAGCAATACAGAGAGAAAGGCGGAGTATTAGACGCCTGTGAGAACGGGAAGGGATTCGCCGAGGTGGCGTTCCCTGTATGTGCTGTGATCCCAAGGCGGTGCAACGAGCACAGAGTGAATGAATCTGATGGGGCTGAAGAAGAGACATCTGACAGCCTGGGGGTCGATCACCTCTTCGTGGAACTCGGAGAACATGTGGAGGGCGAATGCAACCCTGGATG GTCACCTGAGAGTGACCAAGACTCTATGCAAGATCAGGGACCATTTCTACTGGCCGggtatggacgccgatgtgaggcgtcACTGTAA